In a genomic window of Phyllostomus discolor isolate MPI-MPIP mPhyDis1 chromosome 5, mPhyDis1.pri.v3, whole genome shotgun sequence:
- the PLA2G2A gene encoding phospholipase A2, membrane associated, with protein sequence MKTLLLLALTMAFGLLQMQTHGSLVDFHKMIFLATRKEAVSSYSFYGCHCGVGGKGSPKDATDRCCATHDCCYDRLQKRGCGTKFLGYKFSYQKGRIICAKQDSCRSQLCRCDKAAATCFAKARKSYSRKYQYYSNKKCSGKSPKC encoded by the exons ATGAAGACCCTTCTGTTGTTGGCCTTGACCATGGCCTTTG GCCTGCTGCAGATGCAGACCCACGGGAGTCTGGTGGATTTCCATAAAATGATCTTTTTGGCGACAAGAAAGGAAGCTGTGTCCAGTTATTCCTTCTATGGTTGCCACTGCGGCGTGGGCGGCAAAGGATCCCCCAAGGATGCGACGGATCG GTGCTGTGCCACACATGACTGCTGCTACGACCGTCTGCAGAAACGAGGCTGTGGCACCAAGTTTCTGGGCTACAAGTTTTCTTACCAGAAGGGCCGAATCATCTGCG CAAAGCAGGACTCCTGCAGGAGCCAACTGTGCCGGTGCGATAAAGCAGCTGCCACATGTTTTGCGAAAGCCCGGAAAAGCTACAGCAGGAAGTACCAATACTACAGCAACAAGAAGTGCAGTGGGAAGTCCCCCAAGTGCTGA